The following proteins are co-located in the Nilaparvata lugens isolate BPH chromosome 14, ASM1435652v1, whole genome shotgun sequence genome:
- the LOC111046006 gene encoding uncharacterized protein LOC111046006 — MENLIEYLVSENSKSAQIKMSSPNVSHGTIMNTLLDAPLNLWSNRRDHLNFLILDPCIASDSGLKEVTQSISKAYRKNRESSGGPLDCTPISESPTSSESIAHHDQETKVGTSQNSAKEHVYPNMISEPSTSEYHKNQEISGRPLDCTPILESPTSSGIITHHDQEPMVGTSQNSAKGLVYPTLSSSHAYSTNENYSGGPLLDCPASQPSTSSEISRHHQMTAVADDVSIDMEADIRDIMLKYLKLGPVKKRHPEVSHNTFIEGLKYLGKVLKDSNVTELNLCNNNINCDVAIAIALNLCGTKITSLDLSRNEIMETGMNYLVSILNNSALTSLGIDCGFIDAVVSYKRNGAQLKVPVLDLYCCEFYFSDDYQCETFDNICKNIISYELPIKCLNVSRNSIPFKLLQSLSSLLTSCPITHFDLSDSLFDFEGKNLFVPILKSSQITHLNLSGNKIKFEAIHFLAEALKDGPCHLTELDVSHGVLNCVRLQELAPSLKGSNVTTLKLANNELDNNSISSLVTVLKDTQISCIDLSFNDIRCRSFKEFSNTVKHTKLTSLELCGIEICNECIECLGNVVEDNPQLISLNLSSNPINLKSMHILTSHLVNSNITSLKMGGLSKNNNDYNAALSCLLKSLKNTKVTDIDLGGNGLDFDQLKELGDCLADPKSNITSLDLSVKSGYNGREGKKLNATPCIMRYLADVLKNSKVTHLNLAGNMIKCNSLKNLVLNLPGTKLTSLDISCNQGICCSAFYLAHVLKNTRIACLNLGDNAGYYESCIDDFYRCFRDTSFTVGSGDALSSISFYFLSKVLKDTGITSIELSSTEADYAVLKYLSQGLLGSKVEMLKIRYVDLQSTGVQVLGRNLPHTQISRLCLTNARITNECFKNLLESLAGSLVTHLDVSHNHIDRNCVDFVATCLERTRIEELYLMGGIFELTTAKQLCESVRDCERNETLVVIGIRNEELISCTNLFMYPPFIEVVATVDECGVAANMLCNAYNNKEISKIIHSMTYVYLEDVFDNIDINELQLHRSHFHRVEEDYGTSNLALLEVNNVNYFDDTVILKFLMNGCFSRALKIIKSDNSNELIIDDSEFERKLKSIKFDDDYDENLQDLKIKHFYEGLEPVPTINNLGYLDLSSNNIRGKIFRNLVSFLVGSKIISLNLSNNKLKAGEAELLACILPKTNLTYIDLQGNDIKYEGFTYLMDVVEKTNICWLSLGDNGIELKSGKLELSPYIVPRVDTPIAFQMRYFFVKLVGLSLNGEFEFKAAKDLDDISSYAKFLKHVTLVPNSNIHIYDIMYMQRKVHDIQAIKKVDIFVENITHLFYTFVETSQQDLVNVFGDDCFLDLVRVFEELGMHEYVVGLLLMRKLYYVDDEQNILHPIIYKMLPKYGLPTFIEYLEPDRKRKMIDFFQTHLDIDGAQDIIDDLLSEHDT, encoded by the coding sequence ATGGAAAACTTAATTGAATACTTAGTTTCTGAAAACTCAAAATCTGCACAAATCAAGATGAGCAGTCCCAATGTTAGTCATGGAACTATCATGAACACTCTGTTGGATGCCCCACTCAATCTGTGGTCTAATAGGAGAGATCACTTGAATTTTCTGATCCTCGACCCTTGCATTGCTAGTGATTCTGGTCTGAAAGAAGTTACACAATCGATCTCAAAAGCATACAGGAAAAATCGAGAGAGTTCAGGAGGACCATTGGATTGTACTCCAATTTCAGAATCACCAACATCTTCTGAAAGTATCGCACACCATGATCAAGAAACTAAGGTTGGTACAAGTCAGAATTCAGCCAAAGAACATGTTTATCCTAATATGATATCAGAACCATCAACAAGTGAATATCATAAAAATCAAGAGATTTCTGGAAGACCATTGGATTGTACTCCAATTTTAGAATCACCAACATCTTCTGGAATTATCACACACCATGATCAAGAACCAATGGTTGGCACTAGTCAGAATTCTGCCAAAGGACTTGTTTATCCTACTTTGTCATCATCACATGCATATTCCACCAACGAAAACTATTCTGGAGGACCATTATTAGATTGTCCAGCATCACAACCATCGACATCTTCTGAAATTTCTAGACATCATCAAATGACTGCTGTGGCAGATGATGTGAGTATTGACATGGAGGCTGATATCAGAGATATAATGTTGAAGTACCTAAAACTCGGTCCAGTTAAGAAACGCCACCCTGAAGTGTCTCACAATACATTCATTGAAGGATTGAAGTATTTGGGAAAGGTGCTGAAAGACAGTAATGTTACAGAATTGAATCTATGTAATAACAATATCAACTGTGATGTGGCAATTGCTATTGCTTTGAACCTGTGTGGGACCAAGATTACATCACTGGATCTTAGTAGGAATGAGATTATGGAGACTGGAATGAATTATTTGGTGAGTATTCTGAATAATTCTGCATTGACATCCTTGGGTATTGATTGTGGCTTCATAGATGCTGTTGTATCTTACAAGAGGAATGGTGCACAGCTGAAGGTACCAGTACTCGATTTGTACTGCTGTGAGTTCTATTTTTCCGATGATTATCAGTGTGAAACATTTGACAATATCTGCAAAAATATAATCAGTTATGAACTACCCATTAAGTGCCTGAATGTCAGTCGCAATTCCATCCCTTTTAAGCTGTTACAATCATTGAGTTCTTTGCTGACCAGTTGTCCAATTACGCACTTCGATCTCAGTGATTCTCTGTTTGATTTTGAAGGTAAAAATTTGTTTGTGCCAATTTTAAAATCAAGTCAAATCACACACTTGAATTTAAGTGGGAATAAGATAAAATTTGAAGCTATACATTTTCTAGCGGAAGCATTGAAAGATGGGCCTTGTCATCTAACTGAGCTGGATGTATCCCATGGTGTTTTGAACTGTGTACGTCTACAAGAGTTGGCTCCATCATTGAAAGGTTCAAATGTAACTACATTAAAATTGGCCAATAATGAACTAgataacaatagtataagtaGTTTGGTGACTGTATTGAAAGATACCCAAATTTCATGCATTGACCTCAGTTTCAATGATATCCGTTGTCGGAGTTTCAAAGAGTTTTCAAATACTGTAAAACACACAAAACTAACCTCTCTTGAACTCTGTGGAATAGAAATCTGTAATGAATGTATAGAGTGCTTGGGAAATGTTGTGGAAGATAACCCACAGTTGATCTCACTCAATCTCAGCTCTAACCCCATCAACCTGAAAAGCATGCACATTTTGACATCACATCTAGTTAATAGTAACATAACCTCTCTAAAAATGGGGGGActttctaaaaataataatgactaTAATGCTGCTTTGAGTTGTCTgttgaaaagtttgaaaaacACCAAAGTCACTGATATTGATCTGGGGGGGAATGGCCTAGACTTTGATCAGCTCAAAGAGCTTGGAGACTGTTTAGCTGATCCAAAgtcaaacataacctcacttgaTTTGAGTGTAAAATCAGGGTATAATGGTAGGGAAGGTAAGAAATTGAATGCAACTCCTTGCATCATGAGATACCTGGCTGATGTTCTCAAGAATTCCAAAGTCACACATTTGAATTTGGCGGGGAATATGATAAAATGCAACAGCTTGAAAAATCTTGTGTTGAATTTGCCGGGGACAAAGCTGACATCGCTTGACATAAGTTGCAATCAGGGTATATGTTGTAGTGCATTCTATTTAGCACatgttttaaaaaatacaagaattgcATGTCTCAATCTTGGTGATAATGCTGGATATTATGAATCATGCATTGATGACTTCTATAGATGTTTCAGAGACACTTCATTCACTGTAGGTTCAGGTGATGCACTTTCCTCCATCAGTTTCTACTTCTTGTCGAAAGTGTTGAAGGATACGGGCATCACTAGCATTGAACTGAGCTCCACAGAAGCTGATTACGCTGTTTTAAAATATCTCTCCCAAGGATTGTTGGGATCAAAAGTGGAAATGCTCAAGATTAGATATGTTGATCTGCAATCAACAGGTGTTCAAGTTTTGGGTAGAAATCTGCCACATACCCAGATCTCCAGATTGTGTTTGACCAATGCCAGGATAACTAATGAATGTTTCAAGAACCTTCTCGAATCCCTGGCAGGGTCACTGGTGACACATCTTGATGTCTCCCACAACCACATTGATAGAAACTGTGTCGATTTTGTTGCAACTTGTCTAGAACGTACAAGGATTGAAGAACTCTATTTAATGGGGGGCATTTTTGAGCTAACAACTGCAAAACAATTGTGCGAGAGTGTGAGAGattgtgaaagaaatgaaaCTCTAGTAGTAATTGGTATCAGGAATGAGGAATTGATTTCCTGTACCAATTTGTTCATGTATCCCCCTTTTATTGAGGTTGTTGCAACTGTGGATGAATGTGGGGTGGCGGCAAACATGCTATGCAATGCTTATAATAACAAAGAGATTTCAAAAATCATCCATTCTATGACCTATGTCTATTTAGAAGATGTGTTTGATAATATTGACATAAATGAGCTTCAGTTGCATAGATCTCATTTTCATCGAGTTGAAGAGGACTATGGAACAAGTAACCTTGCCTTATTGGAAGTTAACAATGTCAATTACTTTGATGACACcgttattttgaaatttctaaTGAATGGATGTTTTTCTAGAGCCctgaaaattattaaaagtgATAACTCCAATGAGCTAATAATTGATGATTCCGAATTTGAAAGGAAGTTGAAAAGCATTAaatttgatgatgattatgatgaaaatttacaagatttaaaaataaagcaTTTCTATGAAGGATTAGAGCCAGTCCCTACAATAAACAATCTAGGGTACTTGGATCTCAGCAGTAACAACATTAGAGGGAAAATATTTAGGAACCTTGTCAGTTTTTTGGTTGGTAGTAAAATTATCTCCTTGAACCTCAGTAACAACAAGCTGAAAGCAGGTGAAGCTGAACTGTTGGCCTGTATACTCCCCAAAACAAACCTAACCTACATAGATTTGCAGGGAAATGATATAAAATACGAAGGCTTCACATATCTCATGGATGTTGTTGAAAAGACCAATATTTGCTGGCTTTCATTGGGCGATAATGGGATAGAACTGAAGTCTGGGAAACTAGAACTATCTCCATACATTGTGCCACGTGTTGACACTCCAATCGCATTTCAAATGcgatatttttttgtaaagttggTAGGCCTATCCCTGAACGGAGAATTTGAGTTCAAGGCTGCTAAAGACCTTGATGACATCAGTAGCTATGCTAAATTTTTGAAGCATGTTACGCTAGTGCCAAATTCAAATATACACATTTACGATATCATGTACATGCAGAGGAAGGTGCATGATATTCAAGCAATTAAAAAAGTTGATATATTTGTAGAAAACATTACGCATTTGTTTTACACTTTTGTTGAAACAAGTCAACAAGATCTGGTGAATGTTTTTGGTGATGATTGTTTTTTGGATCTGGTTAGAGTGTTTGAGGAGCTGGGAATGCACGAATATGTAGTTGGTTTACTCCTGATGAGGAAACTGTATTATGTGGATGATGAGCAGAATATATTGCACCCCATTATTTACAAAATGCTTCCCAAGTATGGGTTGCCAACGTTTATTGAGTATCTAGAGCCAGATAGAAAAAGAAAGATGATTGATTTCTTCCAGACGCATCTAGATATTGATGGGGCTCAGGATATTATTGATGATTTATTGTCAGAACATGATACATAA